A region of Sphingomonas sp. DNA encodes the following proteins:
- a CDS encoding TRAP transporter small permease, with translation MLERLKRINAAASKALLDAGAAGLVAMTAIIGWQVFGRYVMGSSPPWAEQAALNLMIWYVFFAAAAGVREGFHIRILLVESLLAPRPRRLMRLIAHVVVGASGLAMAIWGGELVARTWSHVIPTLGLPRGVAYLALPLSGVLIAFFTVELILEDVAGEDSADVPDGEAA, from the coding sequence ATGCTTGAGCGGCTGAAGCGGATCAACGCGGCGGCGAGCAAGGCGCTGCTCGATGCCGGCGCGGCCGGGCTGGTCGCGATGACCGCGATCATCGGCTGGCAGGTGTTCGGCCGCTACGTGATGGGCTCCAGCCCGCCCTGGGCGGAGCAGGCGGCGCTCAACCTGATGATCTGGTACGTCTTCTTCGCCGCGGCCGCCGGGGTGCGCGAAGGCTTCCACATCCGGATCCTGCTGGTCGAATCGCTGCTGGCGCCGCGTCCGCGCCGGCTGATGCGGCTGATCGCGCATGTCGTGGTGGGCGCCTCCGGTCTCGCCATGGCGATCTGGGGCGGCGAGCTGGTGGCGCGGACCTGGAGCCATGTCATCCCCACGCTTGGCCTGCCGCGCGGCGTCGCCTATCTGGCGCTGCCCTTGTCGGGCGTGCTGATCGCCTTCTTCACCGTCGAGCTCATCCTGGAGGATGTCGCCGGTGAAGACAGCGCGGATGTGCCGGACGGGGAGGCCGCCTGA
- a CDS encoding TRAP transporter substrate-binding protein, translated as MLAGCSRRHRATLFGTDTHPADYPTVQAFRRFGDLIEQRSGGRMVLKLFPGGQLGAERDTLEITVFGGLDFNRVNMSPLNSIEPLTIVPSLPFLFENEAHMRRALDGEPGRRLLASLTPHGLIGLAFYDSGARSFYNRRGPIMRPEDMRGLKVRVPNSDLYVAMIRALGADATPMDIGEVYQGLAQGVVDGAENNWPSYQTGRHYEVAPYYSLTDHVIAPEVLLMSKTSWDDLTPADREIVMESARESVPYMRGLWDARVAEARTALLADGVHENEVDLTAFRERMRPVWGAFVTSEDQRRLVDMILAMGGGDA; from the coding sequence ATGCTGGCGGGATGCAGCCGCCGTCATCGCGCGACTCTGTTCGGCACCGACACTCATCCGGCCGACTATCCCACCGTGCAGGCCTTCCGCCGCTTCGGCGACCTGATCGAGCAGCGCAGCGGCGGGCGGATGGTGCTGAAGCTCTTCCCCGGCGGCCAACTGGGCGCGGAGCGCGACACGCTGGAGATCACCGTGTTCGGCGGGCTCGACTTCAACCGGGTTAATATGAGTCCGCTCAACTCGATCGAGCCGCTGACGATCGTCCCGTCCCTGCCCTTCCTGTTCGAGAACGAGGCGCATATGCGCCGCGCGCTGGACGGCGAGCCGGGCCGGCGCCTGCTCGCCTCATTAACGCCGCACGGCCTGATCGGCCTCGCCTTCTACGATTCCGGCGCGCGTTCCTTCTACAACCGGCGCGGGCCGATCATGCGGCCGGAGGACATGCGCGGCCTCAAGGTCCGGGTGCCCAATTCGGACCTCTATGTGGCGATGATCCGCGCGCTCGGCGCGGACGCGACGCCGATGGACATCGGCGAGGTCTATCAGGGCCTCGCCCAGGGCGTCGTCGACGGCGCGGAGAACAATTGGCCATCCTACCAGACCGGCCGCCATTACGAGGTCGCCCCCTATTACAGCCTGACCGATCATGTGATCGCCCCCGAAGTTCTGCTGATGTCCAAGACGAGCTGGGACGATCTGACGCCCGCGGATCGCGAGATCGTGATGGAGAGCGCGCGCGAGTCCGTCCCCTATATGCGCGGCCTGTGGGACGCGCGGGTGGCCGAGGCACGCACGGCTTTGCTGGCCGACGGCGTGCACGAGAACGAAGTGGACCTGACCGCCTTCCGCGAGCGGATGCGCCCGGTCTGGGGCGCCTTCGTCACAAGCGAAGACCAGCGCAGGCTCGTGGACATGATCCTGGCCATGGGGGGCGGCGATGCTTGA
- a CDS encoding SPFH domain-containing protein, with amino-acid sequence MVLDWIKKQFVDVIDWTDEPGVLAIRYPMQDREIQNGAQLTVREGQMAAFVNEGRVADVFGPGLHNLETANLPILTSLMNWDKAFASPFKSDVYFFSQREQINLKWGTAQPVTVRDKEFGAIRLRAFGAYSFRIEDVAPFSVKLMGSLERMTTEELEPQLRAAIATAIATALGGSDVPFLDLAANQTAMSEKLQEAVGASFAQWGLAVPSFFVESVSLPEEVQAYLDKSSSMRVIGDLDKYAKFQAAEAIETAAANPGGVAGIGASLAAGAAIGQSMAAGLTPGAPGAAPAAAPAAPQEDAFAQVEKLHKLLTIGAITQEEFDAKKAELLSRIR; translated from the coding sequence ATGGTTCTCGATTGGATCAAGAAGCAGTTCGTCGATGTCATCGACTGGACGGACGAGCCGGGCGTGCTCGCCATCCGCTATCCAATGCAGGATCGCGAGATCCAGAATGGTGCGCAATTGACGGTGCGCGAAGGCCAGATGGCGGCCTTCGTCAACGAGGGTCGCGTCGCCGACGTGTTCGGCCCGGGCCTGCACAATCTGGAGACGGCGAACCTGCCGATCCTCACCTCGCTGATGAACTGGGACAAGGCCTTCGCCTCGCCCTTCAAGTCGGACGTCTACTTCTTCTCGCAACGCGAGCAGATCAATCTCAAATGGGGCACGGCCCAGCCGGTGACGGTGCGCGACAAGGAGTTCGGCGCGATCCGCCTGCGCGCGTTCGGCGCCTATTCCTTCCGCATCGAGGATGTCGCGCCCTTCTCGGTGAAGCTGATGGGCTCGCTGGAGCGGATGACGACGGAGGAGCTGGAGCCGCAGCTTCGCGCCGCCATCGCCACCGCGATCGCGACCGCGCTGGGCGGCAGCGACGTGCCGTTCCTCGATCTCGCCGCCAACCAGACGGCGATGTCGGAAAAGCTCCAGGAGGCGGTCGGCGCCTCCTTCGCCCAATGGGGGCTCGCGGTGCCGAGCTTCTTCGTCGAGAGCGTCTCGCTGCCCGAAGAAGTGCAGGCCTATCTCGACAAGTCGAGCTCGATGCGGGTGATCGGCGATCTCGACAAATACGCCAAGTTCCAGGCGGCCGAGGCGATCGAGACGGCGGCGGCCAATCCCGGCGGAGTCGCCGGGATCGGGGCCAGTCTCGCGGCGGGCGCGGCGATCGGGCAGTCGATGGCGGCGGGACTCACGCCGGGCGCCCCTGGAGCGGCTCCGGCAGCGGCCCCGGCCGCGCCGCAGGAGGATGCGTTCGCGCAAGTGGAGAAGCTGCACAAGCTGCTCACCATCGGCGCGATCACGCAGGAGGAGTTCGACGCCAAGAAGGCCGAGCTGCTGAGCCGGATCCGCTGA
- a CDS encoding DUF4178 domain-containing protein, producing the protein MQKVSCPNCGAEVSFRSPALPSRVCDHCRTILVRSGGGIEAVGKAAVLPFDVSPIGIGTRGTFDGRGFDVVGRVRWGWTDGSWNEWLLLFGDGSDAWLGEAMGQFMLTDERALGDVQGDETIRKLILGDRVLIGARALIDEEIFIVSDARDATCIAAEGELPFSPKPGWTIHSVDFRSAHGRCASLQREETLSSFYQGRYVTLDELAPRYLRPIEGWPMPAYGG; encoded by the coding sequence ATGCAGAAGGTCTCCTGCCCCAATTGCGGCGCGGAGGTCTCGTTCCGCTCGCCCGCTCTGCCTTCGCGCGTGTGCGACCATTGCCGCACCATCCTGGTGCGATCGGGCGGCGGGATCGAGGCGGTCGGCAAGGCGGCGGTGCTGCCCTTCGATGTCAGCCCGATCGGCATCGGCACGCGCGGCACGTTCGACGGGCGCGGCTTCGATGTGGTCGGCCGGGTCCGCTGGGGCTGGACGGACGGATCGTGGAACGAATGGCTGCTGCTGTTCGGCGATGGATCGGACGCCTGGCTGGGCGAGGCGATGGGGCAGTTCATGTTGACCGATGAGCGCGCGCTCGGCGACGTCCAGGGCGACGAGACGATCCGCAAGCTCATCCTGGGCGACCGTGTGCTGATCGGCGCGCGGGCCCTGATCGACGAGGAGATTTTCATCGTTTCCGATGCGCGCGACGCGACCTGCATCGCCGCCGAGGGCGAACTGCCTTTCTCGCCCAAGCCGGGCTGGACGATCCACAGCGTCGATTTCCGATCGGCTCACGGCCGCTGCGCCAGCCTGCAGCGCGAGGAGACTTTGTCGAGCTTCTATCAGGGCCGTTACGTGACGCTGGACGAGCTGGCGCCGCGTTATCTGCGGCCGATCGAGGGCTGGCCGATGCCGGCTTATGGCGGCTGA
- a CDS encoding DUF4178 domain-containing protein, which translates to MTDGGLQELGIAAPPPPPAPAVRALSCPGCGGSISVRAAGYTVTVACQYCGSILDVANPEVRLLTEYHLAIQQIEIPLGTRGTLRAVEWEVIGYLSRSERGSYPWEEYLLFNPYQGYRWLVTNGRGWSFGEMLTCAPEWGHHGPRLDGHDYAPFFVDGQAQVDYVLGEFYWRVAVGEEVSTDDYVRPGYMLSREANEQEVSWTLSTLLDGDEISRAFGVVPPHNPWPPLPHQPSPYRDVMRKGGKIGLAVLGFLLLLTMVMGSGGQPLLSETLPVDLAGTTRTATLGPITVTRPYQLVAIRAQVPGLENGWIDLDYALVERATQTSYQAYGAAERYSGRDSDGDWTEGSRRRTVKLASVPAGTYDLVIDYAGNSWRDFSRPYASSQTGGSVIIEVSRAAAFPSNLILAIILILAPLVYFFFRHLSFEQARQDESDIGRTGLAKLFTSEDDD; encoded by the coding sequence ATGACCGACGGGGGGCTTCAGGAGCTGGGCATCGCGGCACCGCCGCCGCCGCCCGCGCCGGCGGTGCGGGCGCTGTCCTGTCCGGGGTGCGGCGGTTCGATCAGCGTGCGGGCGGCGGGCTATACCGTCACCGTCGCCTGCCAATATTGCGGCTCGATCCTCGACGTCGCCAATCCCGAAGTGCGGCTCCTCACCGAATATCATCTGGCGATCCAGCAGATCGAAATCCCGCTCGGCACACGCGGCACGCTGCGGGCCGTCGAATGGGAAGTGATCGGCTATCTCAGCCGGTCCGAGCGCGGCAGCTATCCCTGGGAAGAATATCTGCTGTTCAATCCCTATCAGGGCTATCGCTGGCTGGTGACCAACGGGCGCGGCTGGTCGTTCGGCGAAATGCTGACCTGCGCGCCGGAATGGGGGCATCACGGCCCGCGCCTCGATGGCCACGATTATGCGCCCTTCTTCGTCGATGGCCAGGCGCAGGTCGATTATGTGCTGGGCGAATTCTACTGGCGGGTCGCGGTCGGCGAGGAGGTCTCGACCGACGATTATGTCCGCCCCGGCTACATGCTCTCGCGCGAGGCCAATGAGCAGGAAGTGAGCTGGACGCTATCCACCCTGCTCGACGGCGACGAGATAAGCCGCGCCTTCGGCGTCGTGCCGCCGCACAATCCCTGGCCGCCATTGCCGCACCAGCCTTCGCCCTATCGCGACGTGATGCGCAAGGGCGGGAAGATCGGCCTCGCCGTGCTCGGCTTCCTGCTGCTGCTGACCATGGTGATGGGCAGTGGCGGGCAGCCGCTGCTCAGCGAAACGCTGCCGGTCGATCTCGCCGGCACGACGCGGACCGCCACCTTGGGGCCGATCACGGTGACGCGGCCCTATCAGCTCGTCGCGATCCGCGCGCAGGTACCGGGTCTCGAAAACGGCTGGATCGATCTCGATTATGCGCTCGTCGAGCGCGCCACCCAAACCTCCTACCAGGCCTATGGCGCGGCGGAACGCTATTCGGGACGGGATTCCGACGGCGACTGGACGGAAGGCAGCCGTCGCAGGACGGTCAAGCTCGCCTCCGTACCGGCCGGCACCTACGATCTCGTCATCGATTATGCCGGCAACAGCTGGCGCGATTTCTCCCGACCCTATGCCTCCAGCCAGACCGGCGGGTCGGTGATCATCGAGGTCAGCCGCGCGGCGGCCTTCCCCTCGAATCTCATCCTCGCCATCATCCTGATCCTCGCGCCGCTCGTCTATTTCTTCTTCCGTCATCTGTCCTTCGAACAGGCGCGGCAGGACGAAAGCGACATCGGCCGCACCGGCCTCGCCAAATTGTTCACTTCGGAGGATGACGACTGA
- a CDS encoding DUF350 domain-containing protein, which translates to MIANTAAILNSLIFAGIGIVVLVLGFFILDILTPGKLWEEINHKQNRAVATFAGAIAIGLAIIVAAAIHG; encoded by the coding sequence ATGATCGCCAACACCGCCGCCATCTTGAATTCGCTGATCTTCGCCGGGATCGGCATCGTGGTCCTGGTTCTCGGCTTCTTCATTCTCGACATCCTGACGCCCGGTAAATTGTGGGAGGAGATCAACCACAAGCAGAACCGCGCCGTCGCGACCTTCGCCGGCGCGATCGCGATCGGTCTCGCGATCATCGTCGCCGCCGCCATTCATGGCTGA
- a CDS encoding polyamine aminopropyltransferase, translated as MAESRPALRASAPTVALLASAFVVATCGLVYELLASTLASYLLGDSVTQFSTVIGTYLFAMGIGSWCSRYVKKNELAVFVRVELLIALIGGFSAAGLFMLFPIIDHFRIALYSIVFAIGFFVGLEIPLLMRILKDYDFREVVSSVLTFDYVGALFAALLFPLVLMPYLGMIRTGFLFGILNAAIALALLVVLPRGTRMYLEKIASVLVLAILIAGFAGSERLQRWAEVASYQEPVIYAESSPFQRIVLTRSGDDLRLYLNGNLQFSSRDEYRYHEALVHPALGRVDRPANVLILGGGDGLAAREVLRHPEVERITLVDLDPAMTRLFARSPMLAALNQGSLSDPRLTVINADGFRWARDAREQYDAIIVDFPDPVDFSVGKLYTESFYRELSRLLAPDGVAAVQSTSPLVAPISYWTVVTTLEAVGLHTRPYHVYVPSFGEWGFTLAAHRPIGTEARIPEGRFLTPVIAERLFDFPPDMARRPAPVNRLDNQALVRAFSDEWSRYAG; from the coding sequence ATGGCTGAATCCCGGCCGGCGCTGCGCGCGTCGGCGCCGACTGTCGCGCTCCTCGCCTCGGCCTTCGTCGTCGCCACCTGCGGCCTCGTCTACGAGCTGCTGGCGAGCACTTTGGCCAGCTATCTGCTCGGCGACAGCGTCACCCAATTCTCGACCGTCATCGGCACCTATCTGTTCGCGATGGGGATCGGGAGCTGGTGCTCGCGCTACGTGAAGAAGAATGAGCTCGCCGTCTTCGTGCGGGTCGAGCTGCTGATCGCGCTGATCGGGGGCTTCTCGGCGGCGGGGCTGTTCATGCTCTTCCCGATCATCGATCATTTCCGGATCGCGCTTTATTCGATCGTCTTCGCGATCGGCTTCTTCGTCGGCCTCGAAATCCCGCTGCTGATGCGGATCCTCAAGGATTACGATTTTCGCGAGGTCGTCTCCAGCGTCCTCACCTTCGACTATGTCGGCGCTTTGTTCGCGGCCCTGCTTTTCCCGCTCGTGCTGATGCCCTATCTCGGCATGATCCGGACCGGATTCCTGTTCGGCATCCTCAACGCCGCCATCGCGCTCGCTTTGCTCGTCGTCCTGCCGCGCGGCACGCGCATGTATCTGGAAAAGATCGCCTCGGTCCTCGTCCTCGCCATCCTCATCGCCGGTTTCGCCGGATCGGAGCGGCTGCAGCGCTGGGCCGAGGTGGCGAGCTATCAGGAACCGGTCATCTACGCCGAATCCAGCCCGTTCCAGCGCATCGTGCTGACCCGCAGCGGCGACGATCTGCGACTCTATCTCAACGGCAATCTGCAATTCTCCTCGCGCGACGAATATCGCTATCACGAAGCGCTGGTGCATCCTGCGCTGGGCCGGGTGGACCGACCCGCCAATGTGCTGATCCTGGGCGGCGGCGACGGGCTGGCGGCGCGCGAGGTGCTGCGCCATCCGGAGGTGGAGCGGATCACACTCGTCGATCTCGATCCGGCGATGACGCGCCTGTTCGCGCGCAGCCCGATGCTCGCGGCGCTCAACCAGGGGTCGCTCTCCGATCCGCGTCTCACCGTGATCAATGCCGACGGCTTCCGCTGGGCGCGCGACGCCCGGGAGCAATATGACGCGATCATCGTCGATTTCCCCGACCCGGTCGATTTCTCGGTGGGGAAGCTCTACACCGAAAGCTTCTACCGGGAGCTGTCCCGCCTGCTCGCGCCGGACGGGGTGGCGGCGGTCCAGAGCACCTCGCCGCTGGTCGCGCCGATCTCCTACTGGACGGTGGTGACGACGCTGGAGGCGGTCGGCCTGCACACCCGGCCCTATCATGTCTATGTGCCGAGCTTCGGCGAGTGGGGCTTCACCTTGGCCGCGCATCGCCCGATCGGAACGGAGGCGCGGATTCCGGAGGGGCGGTTCCTCACCCCCGTCATCGCCGAGCGATTGTTCGATTTCCCGCCGGACATGGCGCGCCGCCCGGCGCCGGTGAACCGGCTCGACAATCAGGCGCTGGTCCGCGCCTTCTCCGACGAATGGAGCCGCTATGCGGGTTGA
- a CDS encoding FAD-dependent oxidoreductase has protein sequence MRVDRRAVVAGLGVVGAVAAAGLGWRATRPAPPATTLAGADMERGHRLRVGGFPEPSETEEAGVVIAGGGVAGLAAGWALAEAGFEDFQLFELEDAVGGNARSGRNDVSAFPLGAHYLPVANREARALRHLLTGLGIITGEADGAPVYDPLQLCADLQERLLWRGSWQEGLIPRTGLEPRDEAHLAAFDAAMRAFSARIGADGKPAFATPLAYSSRDPDLLALDGTNFAAWLDEQGWDSPVLRAHVRYGMRDDYGCEPADVSAWAGVHYYAGRRGWAANDAADNVLTWPEGNDRLARGMADQFRGQIRSGRIVHRVTRDGDRILVDSFDVSRQTTIRTRARAAILAMPRFVAAHVAPELPPATAFGYAPWLVANVTVDRLPTGRGAPLAWDNVSSTSNSLGYVVATHQGPAAIPGASVLTWYLPLSDMSPSEGRRLLVERSADEWRAVVTDDLLATNPDLEGAIRAVDLWRWGHAMIRPVPGLIWGGAPDAARAEPPLFLAHSDLSGLSLFEEAHYRGVLAAEGAMRHLGHGFESLL, from the coding sequence ATGCGGGTTGACCGCCGCGCGGTCGTCGCCGGCTTGGGAGTTGTCGGCGCGGTCGCGGCGGCGGGCCTCGGCTGGCGCGCCACCCGACCGGCGCCACCGGCGACCACCTTGGCGGGCGCCGACATGGAACGCGGCCATCGCCTGCGCGTCGGCGGCTTTCCGGAACCGTCCGAGACGGAGGAAGCTGGCGTCGTCATCGCCGGCGGCGGCGTCGCGGGGCTGGCGGCGGGCTGGGCGCTGGCCGAAGCCGGGTTCGAAGATTTTCAGCTGTTCGAGCTGGAGGATGCGGTCGGCGGCAATGCGCGCAGCGGGCGCAACGACGTGTCGGCCTTTCCGCTCGGCGCCCATTATCTCCCTGTCGCCAATCGCGAGGCGCGGGCGCTGCGCCACCTGCTCACCGGGCTCGGCATCATCACCGGCGAGGCGGACGGCGCGCCGGTCTACGATCCGCTCCAGCTCTGCGCCGATCTGCAGGAACGCCTGCTCTGGCGGGGAAGCTGGCAGGAAGGCCTGATCCCCCGCACCGGGCTGGAGCCGCGCGACGAGGCCCATCTCGCCGCCTTCGATGCCGCGATGCGCGCCTTCTCCGCCCGCATCGGCGCGGACGGCAAGCCGGCCTTCGCGACGCCGCTCGCCTACAGCTCGCGCGATCCCGATCTGCTGGCGCTGGACGGCACGAATTTCGCCGCCTGGCTCGACGAACAAGGCTGGGATTCGCCGGTGCTGCGCGCACATGTCCGCTACGGGATGCGCGACGATTATGGCTGCGAGCCGGCCGACGTCTCGGCCTGGGCCGGAGTGCATTATTATGCCGGGCGGCGCGGCTGGGCGGCGAACGATGCGGCGGACAATGTGCTGACCTGGCCGGAGGGCAACGACCGGCTGGCGCGCGGCATGGCGGACCAGTTTCGCGGACAGATACGCTCCGGCCGCATCGTCCACCGCGTCACCCGCGACGGCGACCGGATTCTTGTCGATTCCTTCGACGTCTCACGACAGACCACGATCCGCACCCGCGCCCGCGCCGCGATCCTCGCCATGCCCCGCTTCGTCGCCGCTCATGTCGCGCCGGAGCTGCCGCCCGCCACGGCCTTCGGCTACGCGCCCTGGCTGGTCGCCAACGTCACCGTCGATCGCCTGCCTACCGGACGCGGCGCGCCGCTCGCCTGGGACAATGTGTCCTCGACCAGCAATTCCCTGGGCTATGTCGTCGCCACCCATCAGGGGCCGGCGGCGATCCCCGGCGCCAGCGTCCTCACCTGGTATCTGCCGCTCTCCGACATGAGCCCTTCGGAAGGCCGCCGCCTGCTGGTCGAGCGATCCGCCGACGAGTGGCGCGCCGTCGTGACCGACGATCTGCTCGCGACGAATCCCGATCTGGAAGGCGCGATCCGCGCGGTCGATCTGTGGCGCTGGGGCCATGCGATGATCCGGCCCGTGCCCGGCCTGATCTGGGGCGGGGCGCCGGACGCGGCGCGGGCCGAGCCGCCGCTCTTCCTCGCCCATTCCGATCTGTCCGGCCTCTCACTGTTCGAGGAAGCCCATTATCGCGGCGTGCTGGCGGCGGAAGGCGCGATGCGTCATCTCGGACATGGCTTTGAAAGCCTGCTATGA
- the speD gene encoding adenosylmethionine decarboxylase, whose product MNAAMNQGRHLIADLHGCVGLDDIDLIEAALTDAAVAAGATLLEVRLHDFGAGQGVTGVALLAESHISIHSWPEHGYAAIDIFLCAEWHDVEAGLAVISAALRAERIDKQLIARGAMAAAAPA is encoded by the coding sequence ATGAATGCCGCGATGAATCAGGGGCGCCACCTCATCGCCGATCTCCACGGCTGCGTCGGGCTCGACGACATCGACCTGATCGAGGCCGCGCTGACCGACGCGGCGGTGGCGGCCGGCGCGACCCTGCTGGAGGTCCGGCTGCACGATTTCGGGGCCGGGCAGGGCGTCACCGGCGTGGCGCTGCTCGCCGAATCGCACATCTCGATCCATTCTTGGCCCGAGCATGGCTATGCCGCGATCGACATCTTCCTGTGCGCCGAATGGCATGACGTGGAGGCGGGCCTGGCGGTGATCTCCGCCGCCCTGCGCGCCGAGCGGATCGACAAGCAGCTCATCGCGCGCGGCGCGATGGCCGCCGCCGCGCCCGCCTGA
- a CDS encoding RNA polymerase sigma factor, producing MKGGLEAVFLENRMTLLRFLRARGAGDAAEDCLQEVWIKASAGASGPIAEPLAYLYRTANNVMLDRRRAEARATRRDTAWSEAADDVLPAESEARLIARERLAAVESTLAALGERSDAIFRRYRLEGVSQRDIAAEFGISLSAVEKHLQKAYRALADLRERLDVD from the coding sequence ATGAAAGGTGGCCTGGAGGCCGTCTTCCTGGAAAACCGGATGACGTTGCTGCGCTTCCTGCGCGCGCGCGGCGCCGGCGACGCGGCCGAGGATTGCCTGCAGGAGGTCTGGATCAAGGCGTCGGCCGGCGCGTCCGGCCCGATCGCCGAGCCGCTGGCCTATCTCTACCGCACCGCCAACAATGTGATGCTGGACCGCCGCCGCGCCGAAGCGCGCGCGACCCGCCGCGACACCGCCTGGAGCGAGGCGGCCGACGACGTTCTGCCGGCCGAGAGCGAGGCCCGGCTGATCGCGCGCGAGCGACTGGCAGCGGTGGAATCCACGTTGGCCGCGTTGGGCGAACGCAGCGACGCGATCTTCCGCCGCTATCGGCTGGAGGGCGTGAGCCAGCGCGACATCGCCGCCGAATTCGGCATCAGCCTGTCGGCGGTCGAGAAGCATCTGCAGAAGGCCTATCGCGCGCTGGCGGATCTCAGGGAGCGGCTCGATGTGGATTGA
- a CDS encoding FecR domain-containing protein codes for MADVNDRIRDEAVAWHVRLHGDAASADWAGFTAWLEADPAHAQAYDLVALADAELDDLPLAPVAPMPAYVEPHRSNRRAFLGWGGAAIAAALVGAITLMPAGGTYEIVTAPGERRVIALEEGSRIEVNGDSRLVLDRGDARFARIERGEALFTVVHDDARPFRVEAGEARLIDLGTVFNVLHDGDRTEVAVSEGEVEWRRANARMNLTPGMALSQRGTEDPVVTRPAIASIGGWREGRLSYSAARYDAVVADLSRNLGARVALDGAVAARRFSGVIVIDRDPGVTLDRAGALLELDARREGDGWRLTVERGARP; via the coding sequence ATGGCGGACGTGAACGATCGGATTCGGGATGAGGCGGTGGCCTGGCATGTCCGGCTGCACGGCGATGCCGCGTCCGCCGACTGGGCGGGGTTCACCGCCTGGCTCGAAGCCGATCCGGCGCATGCGCAGGCCTATGACCTGGTCGCGCTCGCCGATGCCGAGCTCGACGATCTCCCGCTCGCGCCTGTGGCGCCGATGCCCGCTTATGTCGAGCCGCACCGGTCGAACCGACGTGCCTTTCTGGGCTGGGGCGGGGCGGCCATTGCCGCCGCTTTGGTCGGCGCGATCACCTTGATGCCCGCCGGCGGCACCTACGAAATCGTCACCGCGCCCGGCGAACGTCGCGTCATCGCGCTCGAAGAAGGCAGCCGGATCGAAGTCAATGGCGACAGCCGGCTGGTGCTCGACCGCGGCGACGCGCGCTTCGCCCGGATCGAGCGGGGTGAGGCCCTGTTCACCGTGGTTCACGACGATGCCCGCCCGTTCCGGGTCGAGGCGGGCGAAGCGCGGCTGATCGATCTCGGCACCGTCTTCAACGTCCTCCATGACGGCGATCGCACCGAGGTCGCCGTTTCGGAGGGCGAGGTGGAATGGCGCCGCGCCAATGCGCGCATGAACTTGACGCCCGGCATGGCACTCAGCCAGCGCGGCACGGAGGATCCGGTCGTGACCCGCCCCGCCATCGCGTCGATCGGCGGCTGGCGGGAAGGCCGCCTCAGCTATTCGGCGGCACGCTACGACGCGGTCGTGGCCGATCTGTCGCGCAATCTCGGCGCCCGCGTGGCGCTGGATGGCGCGGTGGCGGCGCGACGGTTCAGCGGCGTGATCGTGATCGATCGCGATCCGGGCGTGACGCTCGACCGCGCCGGCGCGCTGCTCGAGCTTGACGCCCGACGCGAGGGCGACGGCTGGCGATTGACGGTGGAGCGCGGTGCGCGGCCTTGA